In Actinomycetes bacterium, a genomic segment contains:
- a CDS encoding V-type ATP synthase subunit K — MMDLSMGTVLAFAGAAIAATLAGIGSAVGISYPGKAATGVLSEDPSKFGSLFLLVVLPGTQGFYGFVAAFLIIGNIADVSTVSQGWQLFVAALPIAFTGLLSGIHQGKVCAAGVNLVAKRVDQAMKGVIFAAMVETYAVLGLLISFFLINSIQF; from the coding sequence ATGATGGACTTATCAATGGGCACTGTACTGGCATTTGCAGGAGCAGCAATTGCCGCCACCCTGGCAGGAATAGGATCGGCAGTAGGCATAAGTTATCCTGGCAAGGCAGCTACAGGAGTATTATCTGAAGATCCCTCTAAATTCGGAAGCCTGTTTTTGCTAGTAGTGCTCCCCGGAACCCAGGGATTTTACGGTTTCGTGGCAGCATTTTTAATTATAGGCAATATTGCAGATGTTTCTACTGTTTCCCAGGGCTGGCAGCTTTTTGTTGCTGCCTTACCTATTGCTTTTACCGGCCTGCTGTCAGGAATACATCAGGGTAAGGTATGCGCAGCAGGAGTTAACCTGGTAGCTAAAAGAGTAGACCAGGCCATGAAAGGGGTTATCTTTGCAGCCATGGTAGAAACCTATGCGGTACTGGGACTGCTGATTTCTTTCTTCTTAATAAACTCAATCCAGTTTTAA
- a CDS encoding V-type ATP synthase subunit I, whose product MGVARLKKLLIVSHKSEQEAVLNQLQDASLVELKPYTEKLEQADTFTGISDQPISEVKKTLDILDRYKGKKKPGEKAGKLVLNRIEYEKILSEVNFEQVMQDVDSTEEELNIVNSEIANMGQQINTLKQWSAYSGDLESIGAFEQYTVRLIRIRCRERDLDALIKDMEKSHISAQNLGCGKEETTLILAYHNTFKKQAESHLSNLSFEEAELSGYQGTIQRNIDRLSKSLSMHQERKQKLIVSIRKFRKEYETRLTVYLDYLENNQDIENAINFGFSTDSVSFYTAWVDKEYQSKVYDILYPYSATRVMEIEPAEGEVIPTALKNKALFRPFEVIINLYGVPRYFEIDPTPLVAIFFALFFGLCLTDAGYGIILAALALIFAFKMKQARKFLMLIFFGGLFTILAGTLFNGWFGDLPSYLGFGKTTLNWALLGDPVNSTSGAMNFFRLALLLGVIQIVFGLLINFFDSLRLKDWGAAFFDTLPWILIVVSLVILLLSMQMAVDMQLVEQPLFSSSIGRYLIWLIIPSALIIILFSARDEKSWGFRLFMGFLNLTIVNGLTSYLGDSLSYIRLMALGLVTAGIGVAINEIAFQLGTIPVVGIAITIVALIFGHAFNIGINVLGGFVHTLRLQYVEFFPKFYRGGGRQIEILQNNNKYISIVDK is encoded by the coding sequence ATGGGCGTAGCAAGGCTTAAAAAGCTGTTAATTGTTTCGCATAAATCCGAACAGGAAGCTGTTTTAAACCAGCTGCAGGATGCATCCCTGGTGGAGCTGAAGCCCTATACCGAAAAACTGGAACAGGCAGATACCTTTACCGGCATCAGTGACCAGCCCATATCCGAGGTTAAAAAGACCTTGGATATACTGGATAGATACAAGGGCAAGAAAAAACCGGGAGAAAAAGCAGGCAAGCTGGTTCTAAACAGAATCGAATATGAAAAAATCCTGTCCGAAGTCAACTTTGAACAGGTAATGCAGGATGTTGACAGCACCGAAGAAGAGCTCAACATTGTAAATTCCGAAATTGCCAATATGGGCCAGCAGATAAATACACTGAAACAGTGGTCCGCTTATTCTGGAGACCTGGAGAGTATTGGCGCCTTTGAGCAGTACACGGTAAGGCTGATAAGGATAAGATGCAGGGAAAGAGATCTGGATGCCCTGATAAAGGACATGGAAAAATCCCATATATCCGCCCAGAATCTGGGATGCGGCAAAGAGGAAACTACCCTGATTCTAGCCTACCATAATACTTTCAAGAAACAGGCAGAAAGCCATCTGAGCAACTTAAGCTTTGAAGAAGCAGAGCTTTCCGGTTACCAGGGAACCATACAGAGAAATATAGACAGACTTTCCAAATCACTTTCCATGCACCAGGAGCGTAAGCAAAAACTTATAGTTTCCATAAGAAAGTTCAGGAAAGAATATGAAACCCGCCTTACAGTTTACCTGGATTACCTGGAGAACAACCAGGACATTGAAAATGCCATAAACTTCGGATTTTCCACCGATTCAGTATCATTTTACACCGCCTGGGTGGATAAGGAATACCAGAGCAAGGTTTATGATATATTGTATCCATACAGTGCCACCAGGGTAATGGAAATTGAGCCGGCAGAAGGCGAGGTAATACCTACAGCCCTTAAAAACAAGGCCCTGTTCAGGCCTTTTGAGGTAATCATTAATCTTTATGGAGTTCCCAGGTATTTTGAGATTGACCCCACTCCCCTGGTAGCCATATTCTTTGCCTTGTTTTTCGGGCTATGCCTGACTGATGCCGGATATGGAATAATTCTGGCAGCACTGGCCCTGATATTTGCCTTTAAAATGAAACAGGCTCGAAAGTTTTTAATGCTTATATTTTTTGGGGGGTTATTTACCATTCTGGCAGGAACACTGTTTAATGGCTGGTTTGGCGACCTGCCCTCTTATCTTGGCTTTGGCAAAACTACTCTTAACTGGGCCCTGCTTGGAGATCCGGTCAATTCTACCAGCGGAGCCATGAATTTCTTCAGGCTGGCCCTGTTATTAGGAGTAATACAGATAGTGTTCGGATTATTAATAAACTTTTTTGACAGCCTGAGATTAAAAGACTGGGGCGCAGCCTTTTTTGATACCCTCCCCTGGATTTTGATAGTGGTATCCCTGGTGATACTGCTGCTGTCCATGCAGATGGCGGTAGACATGCAGCTGGTAGAGCAGCCGCTGTTTTCTTCTTCCATAGGACGGTACCTGATATGGCTGATAATCCCTTCAGCCCTGATTATAATATTGTTTTCAGCCCGGGATGAAAAAAGCTGGGGATTCAGGCTGTTTATGGGATTTTTAAACCTGACCATAGTTAACGGCCTTACCTCATATCTGGGGGATTCACTCTCCTATATAAGGCTTATGGCCCTGGGCCTGGTTACCGCCGGTATCGGCGTAGCCATAAACGAAATTGCTTTCCAGCTGGGCACCATACCAGTGGTGGGCATAGCCATAACCATAGTGGCCCTCATATTCGGCCATGCATTTAATATTGGAATAAATGTATTGGGTGGATTTGTGCATACTTTAAGGCTGCAATATGTGGAGTTTTTCCCCAAGTTCTACCGGGGCGGGGGAAGGCAAATAGAAATTTTACAAAATAACAATAAATACATATCAATAGTTGATAAATAA
- a CDS encoding ATP-binding protein encodes MFNLYTFNPWWQQKEVDAALKGKPREVFDQIYDYIDTRQIILLSGLRRVGKTTLLFLLIDKLLGQDVDPYRILYFSFDEQSSSIEEILKKYEADILKNNLNEIKTYIFLDEIQKLNNWGSKIKILYDMYPRMKIFLSESASINLMKKTRESLAGRFFDFKIEVLDFDQYLKFMDVEIDKDREDIFAVQIKRQFSYYLKTGGFIETFNLDQDKLDKYFKETLLERVVFTDLPVIYRLDRPSLLFTLLKIIANHPGFLLDYRHMASDLKIDQRTLSNYISYLEYGLLVQKAYNFSPNFLTSEKKLKKIYLSNPAFTTSLAPDVNRGWLMEQYFINYLKARFFYRNPQKEEIDVILESDNKPVPVEIKIRNKIKLKALNPMLKFLKKYDLKQGFVISEDTHELFSKNQYQIEIIPYWKYWTLNRKLSLDKKS; translated from the coding sequence ATGTTCAATTTATATACTTTTAATCCCTGGTGGCAACAGAAAGAGGTTGATGCTGCCCTAAAAGGGAAGCCCCGGGAAGTATTTGATCAGATTTATGATTATATAGATACCAGGCAGATAATCCTGCTGTCAGGATTGAGAAGGGTAGGCAAAACCACTCTCCTGTTTCTGCTTATAGATAAACTTTTAGGGCAAGACGTAGACCCCTACAGGATATTATACTTTTCCTTTGATGAGCAGAGCTCATCCATTGAAGAAATCCTAAAAAAATATGAAGCCGATATCCTAAAAAATAACTTAAATGAAATTAAGACTTATATCTTTCTGGATGAAATCCAAAAACTTAATAACTGGGGTTCAAAAATTAAAATCCTGTACGATATGTATCCCCGGATGAAAATATTTTTGTCCGAATCTGCATCCATTAACCTGATGAAGAAAACCAGAGAAAGCCTGGCTGGTAGGTTCTTTGATTTTAAAATAGAGGTTTTGGATTTTGACCAATACCTTAAATTTATGGATGTAGAAATTGATAAAGACCGGGAAGATATATTTGCCGTACAGATAAAGAGGCAATTCAGTTATTATCTTAAAACCGGGGGGTTTATAGAAACTTTTAATTTAGACCAGGATAAACTGGACAAATATTTTAAAGAAACTCTTCTGGAAAGAGTGGTATTTACAGATCTTCCAGTAATCTACAGGCTGGACAGGCCTTCTTTGCTGTTTACCCTGTTAAAAATTATAGCCAATCATCCAGGGTTTTTACTTGATTATAGGCACATGGCTAGCGATCTGAAGATTGACCAGCGTACCCTTTCTAATTATATTAGTTACTTGGAATACGGTTTATTGGTGCAAAAGGCATATAATTTTTCCCCAAATTTTTTGACCAGTGAAAAGAAGTTAAAGAAGATATATTTATCCAATCCAGCATTTACTACCTCTCTTGCTCCCGATGTAAACCGCGGTTGGTTAATGGAACAGTATTTCATAAATTACCTAAAGGCCAGGTTCTTTTACAGAAATCCGCAGAAGGAAGAGATAGATGTGATACTGGAATCTGATAATAAACCGGTGCCGGTAGAAATAAAGATAAGAAATAAAATTAAACTTAAAGCATTGAACCCCATGCTAAAATTTTTAAAAAAATATGATCTTAAACAAGGTTTTGTAATCTCTGAAGATACCCATGAACTTTTCTCCAAAAACCAATATCAAATTGAAATAATCCCCTACTGGAAGTACTGGACCCTTAACCGCAAGTTGTCTCTGGATAAAAAAAGTTAA